ATGTCGGCTTGTTCAACTCGGGCAGCGGGAACGTCGGATTGTTCAACTCGGGCACCGGTAACTGGGGCTTCGGGAACTCGGGCGGCCACAATACCGGCATTGGCAATACCGGCAGTGCCAACACGGGCTTTTTCAACTCGGGCATCGTCAACACGGGTATTGGGAACGCGGGTAGCTACAACATGGGTAACTTCAATCCGGGCAGCTACAACACGGGCTCGTATAACACCGGCAACACAAACACCGGGTTTTTCAACTCGGGTGATCTCGACGTTCAACTCGGGCACCGGCGACAACGGCTTCTTCTGGCGAGGCGACAACCAGGGCCAAGTCGGCTTCGACTACACCCTGACCATTCCGAGAATCCCACTGGATCTCGCCGTGGACGTTAACCTCTCGATACCTGTCACCGGTGCGATCACCGGCATCAAAGTCCATGCGTTCGACGTCCCGGTCCCGCTGAACGCGAAATTTGATCTTCCCTTGGATATCCCCGGGATCCCTCTCAAAGGGAACATCATAGTCAAGGTCCCCGATATCTACGTCAACAACATCCCTCTCGACATCACCGTGGGCCCCGCATTGATGCATATACCGATCGTCACCACGGTTGGTCCCATTACCGTCCCGGTCATCCATATTCCCGCGGCACCAGGATTCGGCAGCTTCACCACCGACCCGTCGTCGGGCTTCTTCAACACCGGTGGCGGAGGCGAATCGGGCATTGGAAATTTCGGCGTCAACAACTCGGGCTTCTTGAACTTCGGCGCGTTGCAATCGGGTATGGCGAACTTGGGCAACACCATTTCGGGCTTTTACAACACGAGCGCGCTGGGCCTCCTGACACCAGGCCTTGTCTCGGGCGTCGGGAACATCGGCAGGGAAGTCGCCGGCTTCTTCAACGCCGGGCTCTAATCGGTCAGGCAACTGTAGGTGGCCAGGTTTGCCCTCGCACGTGCTATCCCGCGGGTGACCCACGGGATTATCGGTGGTTGTGCACGTGACATATAGACAGATTGAGGCCAGAGTGAATGTATGACCGAAGAGAAAATAGCCGGGCAGTGGCTTGAGGGCTGTGCGGTTCAGCGGATCATGTTCCGCGACGGTCTGGTGCTGAACTTTGAGGATTACAACGAACTGGTCATCTCGGTACCAATACGCCTGACCCTGCCGGCCATCGCATCCTCGCCCGCAGAGGTGGTCGCCATCGACCCCAACGCCCCGGCCGATCACGAACGTCCACTCTTCGATTTCGCCGGGGCAACCTGCACGGGTGTTGTCTGGTATGACTCCGGAGATCTCCACCTCGAGTTCTCCGACGGTCACCAGATCGACGTGCGCCCCGACGAGCGCGTCACCTCATGGGAGCTCTATGGCAAATACCACGGATACGCCGCCTGCCTGCCGCACGGCAAGTTGCGGGTTGTGCGCCACGACGTAGCCGAAGCCAACGGCGACCGGTGACCAAGCGGCGAACCGAACGGGGCGGTTGCCACTGGCAGGCGGCGTTACTGCGACGCCCGCGCGAAGACCGCCTCCGCCGATGCGGTCGCGGTCGCATCGATCATGCCGAGCCGGTTCCAGCCCAGGCCGAACTGGGTCCGGTCGATGTGGGCCTCGCCGGATATCCGCACTGAGCCGTCGCCGAACTCGGTGACTGTGACGGGCAACGGAACCGGATCGGTGATGCCTTTGATGGTGAAGTTCGCCCGCAGGTCGGCGTGGTTGCCCGTGGCCGGGTGCAGTTCGGTGACCACGACGCGGATCTGGGGGAAGCGTTGGGCATCGAAAAAGTCAACCGAGCGCAGGTGCTTGTCGCGCAGGCCGATTCCGGTGCGCAGCGAGGCGACGCCGATTTCGAGGTGTCCCGCGACCGAGCCGTCAGTGCGCAACTCACCGCGGCCACTGAATTCGGTGAACCTGCCTTTGACGGTGAGCAGGCCCCACATGTTTTTGATCCTGAAGGTGATGGCCGAGCGATCCGGGACCAGATTCCATGCGCCGGCGGCGTCGGGGTCGTTCAGGAGCGTTTCCAGGGTCGTCATCGTCGTGCCTCACTATCGGTCGCCCGAGTCGAGCAGCGGTGCCAGCTCGGCAGGGTCGAAGTACTCGTCGATACGGTTGATCAGACCACGTATGTCCACCTTGATCACAATGCAAACCCGCATGGCCGGCTTGGCCGGTCGCAGGCAGCACGTGCCGCTGGACGAAGCCCCTGCCGGACCCGTCGTCGAACGCGTGACGGGTCCAGGAGTTCGTAGCGGCGCTGCGTGGTCGCCGAGATGAACCAGTCGGTCACCCGCAGCGCGCGGGCCTTGTCGTTGCCGCCGCGGGCGCCCACCCGCCACACCGCGATGTCGTCGCTCCACATTCGATCGACCGCGGCCAGGTCGGCGTTCTCGATGGCGGTGACCAGTCGGTCGGCCAGCTCGACGATGGCCTCGGCGGTGATACCGAGCATGCGACTGACTCCTATTCGCTGGCGTACCCGGGGTGGGCAACGGCCAACCGATGTCTCACCAGTGTCCGCAGGCAGGCGACGACCTCGTCGGCGCGGGCGTCCAGTTCGCCCGACCGGATCGCGGCGGCGAGCGCGGCCTCGTCGGCGTACCCGAGGCCCGTCAGGGCCGCGCGGACGTCGGCGTCGCCGGGGGCCCGCAGTTCTCGTTCGACGATGCGCAGCGCGTTGGCGGCGACTCTGGCGTGGAAGTTGACCTGCCCACTGGTCGCCCGCCGGACATCGCCTGCTAGGAATTCCGCGACCGCGGCCACGAGTTCGGCAGCGGTCGGGCGGCCGTAGCCGCCGGTCATAATGCATCCCCCTCGAGCAGGTCGAGCAGATCCCACTCGTTCTCGCAGACCCGGCGCCCGATCGTCGCCAACTCCACCGAGCGAGCCTGCCCGCTCAGGTGCCGCTCCGCCTGGTAGCGGCAAATGACTCCCCAGCGCAGCGTGGCCAGCACCAGCCACCAGCGAAACACGTCTCGATCGATGGTCGCCGCGCTGGCCTCCTCGTAGGCCCGCAGGAAGTCCTCGACACTACCCAGGCCGCCGGCCCCTTGGCCGGCCGGCGCACCGAACCGCCAGGCACGCACGCAGAACCAGGCCAGGTCCTCGTATGCCGCCCCGACGTGCACCAGCTCCCAATCCAGCACGGCGGCAAGGTCGCAACCGTCGACGACGAGGTTTCCCATCCGGTAGTCGCCGTGCACCAGAACCTCAGGCGACGGCGCGGGACGGTGGGCCACGAGCCAGCGGAACGCCCATTCGAAGGTGGCTGTGGTGTCGCCCATGGCATCGAGTCGTGCACGCCACTGCACGAGTGGGTCCTCGCGGGCCAGGCCGAGTGAGCCCGAATCGGCCCGGTGAATGGCGGCCAGCGCTTGCGCGCAGTGGAGCAGCAGCCGCCGCCGGCCGGTCTCGTCGAGTTGACGCTGGATGCGCCGGACGATGGTTTCGCCCCTGACCTCTTCGCAGATCAGAAACGGATTGCCCAGCGACGCAACCGAATCGTCGGCGGCCAGGATGTGCGGCACCGGCGCCCCGGCGGCCGCCGCCGCCGCCTGGACGCGAGCTTCCAGCTCCATGCCGGCGTGCACGTCATCGGGCGGCCCGATGCGCAGGATCAGCGACCGGCGTCCGGAGTCCGTGGCGGCGTCGAACGCCCATGTGCTGCGGCTGGCTCCGCCGGTGAGCGCGCGTAGATTGTCGACGGCTACCTCGGCGCCCAGGATTGGGCGCAACACCGCGGCCAGGCCGTCGGATAGTTGGGTCACTTCTTGCCAAACTGGAACAGCCGCTGGGCAACCCGGCGAATCTGAATCTCTTCGGCGCCCTCGGTGATCCGGTACCTGCGGTGATGGCGGTAGATGTGCTCGAACGGCTCGTGACGGCTGTAGCCGACGCCGCCGAACACCTGCATGGCGCGATCGGCGGCCTCGCACACCAGCCGGTTGGCGCGGTAGTTGGCCTGGGAAATGGCCGTTGTGACCTTGTCGGACACCTCCACGTGATGGTTGTGGTCCAGCTGCGAGGCCGCGTAGTACACCAGCAGGCGCACCATCTGCGCCTCGGTCTGCAGCTCGACCAACGGCCACTGGACGGCCTGGTTCACCGACAGCGGCTTGCCGAACACCACGCGCTCGTTGGCGTACGCCACGGCCCGGTCGATGCAGTACTGCGCGGCGCCGAGGCTGCTGGCCGCCTGGCGAATCCTGTTCTCGTGCAGGAAGGTCTGTCCGACGTCCAGGCCGTGGTCGACCTCGCCGAGCACAGCGTCGGCCGGCACCCGGACGTCGTTGAGCTCGACCTCGCCGTGGTCGGTCGGCATGTTGAACGTCCACCAGTAGTAGGGCACCGTGAAGCCGGGGGCGTCGGTCGGCACCAGGAACGCGGTAATGCCCCGGGCCTGGCCCGGCTCGCCCGAGGTGCGGGCGAACACCAGGTCGTGGGTGGCGCGATGGACGCCGGTGTTGAACCGCTTGGCGCCGTTGATCACCCAGCCGTCGCCGTCTTGCTCGGCGCGGGTCTGCAGCCAGGTGGCATCCGACCCATGGTTGGGCTCGGTCAGCCCGAACGCCATCGACCGCTCCCCGGTGATCAGGGCCTCGGTCCACTCCTTCCGCTGGGCGTCGGTGCCGAACCGGTCCAGCATGATGACCTGCGGGAAGTTGCCGACGATGGAGGACTCGTTCTGCAGGTCGTTGTGCAGCCCGAGCCCTTTGTGCGCCAGGTGTTCTCGGATCACGGCCATGTCGACGTTGGTGCCGTCGCGGCCACCGAACCGTGACGGCAGGCCGTAGCGCAGCCATCCGGCCCTGTCGGCGCGCCTGCGCATCTCGGCCAGCAGGTCCTCCCACTCTGGCCGCGGGATGCCGCCGTGGTCCCAGTCGGTGCGGGCATTCTCACGGCGATGGTCGAAATACTGCATGTGCCGGCGCTCCAGCGGTTTGATCTCGGACTCGATAAATTCGTCCATCTGGGCGAGCAGGTCCGGAAGATGTTCTGGCAGAGCGAAATCCACGTTGATCTCCTTAAGCGCCGTACGAGGCGCGAGCAGACGCAGAATCGCATTGTGCGCGGCTTGTCGGTGCGATTCTGCGTCTGCTCGCGCGGGCTGTCAGGTGGACGCGCATTAGTCGCGGACGCGTAGTACGACTTTTCCTTTTGCGGTGCGGTTCTCCAGGGATGCAATGGCGGCCGCGGCCTGATCCAGCGGGTAGACCACCGGCTCGGGAGGGGCCAGCCGACCGCAGCGCAGCAGCCGCTCGAGTGCAGCCCATTGCTCGGCCAACGCGCTGGGGTGTGTTGCGGCCCACGCGCCCCAGCCGACGCCGACCACGTCGAGGTTGTTGAGCAGCAGCCGGTTGACCTTCACGGTGGGAATTTCACCGGCGGTGAAGCCGATCACCAGCAGCCGTCCCGCCGGAGCAAGCGAGCGCAGCGAATCGGTGACGCGGTCGCCGCCGACCGGGTCGACGACGACGTCGACACCGCGGCCGCTCGTCAGCTCTTTCACCGCGTCCTTGAACCCCTCGGTCAACACCACATCGGTCGCGCCGGCCGCCGTCGCGATGTCGGCCTTCTCCTGCGTGCTGACCACCGCGATGGTGCGGGATGCCCCAAGCGCCGGCGCGAGCCGCAGGGTCGACGTTCCGATTCCGCCCGCTGCCCCGTGCACCAGCACCGTTTCGCCCGCCTGCAGTCGGCCACGGACATTCAGCGCGAAGTACATGGTCAGGTCGTTGAACAGCACGCCGGCGCCGGCCTCGAAGGTCACGTTGTCCGGCAGCTGGAACACTCGGTCGGGCGACACCACCGCAACCTCGGCCATCCCGCCGGTGAGCATCGTCAGGCCGATCACTCTGTCCCCGGGCCGGACGTGCGCGTCATCCGGAGCCGATCGCACCACCCCGGCGATCTCGGCTCCGAGCACGAACGGCGGCTCCGGTCGGTATTGATAAAGGCCGCGGGTGAGTAGCGCATCGGGGAATGCGACGCCGGCGGCGTGCACGTCGACGACCACGCCCTCCTTGGCGGGTTCGTCGACCTCCGCCAGCTCGACCGCGTCCGGACCATCTAGCCGAGTCACTCGTACCGCGCGCATGCCACCTCCGTTGTCAACCCCGGTCGCCTCAATCTAGAACCCGCCCTCGATCCGAACCACCGCCCGGCCGGAGAAGGCCCCGGCGCGCACCCGGTCGAGCACGCCCACAACGTCTTTGACGTCGACGTCGGTGGTGATCGCGGCCAGATGACGGGGCCGCAGTGAATCGCCGAGACGGGCCCAGAGTTCACGCCGCGGACCGATCGGCATCTGGACGGAATCCATCCCCAGCAGCGCGACACCGCGCAGGATGAACGGCATCACCGTGGTGTGCAAGGCAGCCCCTCCGGTCAATCCGCTGGCGGCCACGGCGCCCCGGAAGTCGACGGCGCTGAGGACATCGGCCAGTGTCGCACCGCCCACGCAGTCCACCGCCGCCGCCCAGCGCGCCGTGGCCAGCGGCCGCGGTTTCGCATCGGGATCGGCGGGCAGCCGGCCGATGACCTCCGCTGCGCCAAGGCTTTTGAGTAGTTCAATCGCGCTGTCTTTGCCGGTCGAGGCCACCACCTGATAACCGGCCGCGGCCAGCAGATCCACGCTGATCGAGCCGACGC
This is a stretch of genomic DNA from Mycobacterium lacus. It encodes these proteins:
- a CDS encoding DUF6188 family protein is translated as MTEEKIAGQWLEGCAVQRIMFRDGLVLNFEDYNELVISVPIRLTLPAIASSPAEVVAIDPNAPADHERPLFDFAGATCTGVVWYDSGDLHLEFSDGHQIDVRPDERVTSWELYGKYHGYAACLPHGKLRVVRHDVAEANGDR
- a CDS encoding YceI family protein is translated as MTTLETLLNDPDAAGAWNLVPDRSAITFRIKNMWGLLTVKGRFTEFSGRGELRTDGSVAGHLEIGVASLRTGIGLRDKHLRSVDFFDAQRFPQIRVVVTELHPATGNHADLRANFTIKGITDPVPLPVTVTEFGDGSVRISGEAHIDRTQFGLGWNRLGMIDATATASAEAVFARASQ
- a CDS encoding DUF6285 domain-containing protein; the encoded protein is MTGGYGRPTAAELVAAVAEFLAGDVRRATSGQVNFHARVAANALRIVERELRAPGDADVRAALTGLGYADEAALAAAIRSGELDARADEVVACLRTLVRHRLAVAHPGYASE
- a CDS encoding phosphotransferase family protein; this translates as MTQLSDGLAAVLRPILGAEVAVDNLRALTGGASRSTWAFDAATDSGRRSLILRIGPPDDVHAGMELEARVQAAAAAAGAPVPHILAADDSVASLGNPFLICEEVRGETIVRRIQRQLDETGRRRLLLHCAQALAAIHRADSGSLGLAREDPLVQWRARLDAMGDTTATFEWAFRWLVAHRPAPSPEVLVHGDYRMGNLVVDGCDLAAVLDWELVHVGAAYEDLAWFCVRAWRFGAPAGQGAGGLGSVEDFLRAYEEASAATIDRDVFRWWLVLATLRWGVICRYQAERHLSGQARSVELATIGRRVCENEWDLLDLLEGDAL
- a CDS encoding acyl-CoA dehydrogenase family protein, with the translated sequence MDFALPEHLPDLLAQMDEFIESEIKPLERRHMQYFDHRRENARTDWDHGGIPRPEWEDLLAEMRRRADRAGWLRYGLPSRFGGRDGTNVDMAVIREHLAHKGLGLHNDLQNESSIVGNFPQVIMLDRFGTDAQRKEWTEALITGERSMAFGLTEPNHGSDATWLQTRAEQDGDGWVINGAKRFNTGVHRATHDLVFARTSGEPGQARGITAFLVPTDAPGFTVPYYWWTFNMPTDHGEVELNDVRVPADAVLGEVDHGLDVGQTFLHENRIRQAASSLGAAQYCIDRAVAYANERVVFGKPLSVNQAVQWPLVELQTEAQMVRLLVYYAASQLDHNHHVEVSDKVTTAISQANYRANRLVCEAADRAMQVFGGVGYSRHEPFEHIYRHHRRYRITEGAEEIQIRRVAQRLFQFGKK
- a CDS encoding NADPH:quinone oxidoreductase family protein produces the protein MRAVRVTRLDGPDAVELAEVDEPAKEGVVVDVHAAGVAFPDALLTRGLYQYRPEPPFVLGAEIAGVVRSAPDDAHVRPGDRVIGLTMLTGGMAEVAVVSPDRVFQLPDNVTFEAGAGVLFNDLTMYFALNVRGRLQAGETVLVHGAAGGIGTSTLRLAPALGASRTIAVVSTQEKADIATAAGATDVVLTEGFKDAVKELTSGRGVDVVVDPVGGDRVTDSLRSLAPAGRLLVIGFTAGEIPTVKVNRLLLNNLDVVGVGWGAWAATHPSALAEQWAALERLLRCGRLAPPEPVVYPLDQAAAAIASLENRTAKGKVVLRVRD
- a CDS encoding acrylyl-CoA reductase family protein, with the protein product MDTFQALVAHQDGDRITASVETLRASDLPPGEVTIRVLYSSVNFKDALALTPGGGVVRHYPVVPGIDLTGEVAESQSPNFAKGDMVLAHGYQIGTGHHGGYAEYARLPADQVVALGALSPRGGAAIGTAGFTAAMSVQALIDWGIAPDAGPVVVTGASGGVGSISVDLLAAAGYQVVASTGKDSAIELLKSLGAAEVIGRLPADPDAKPRPLATARWAAAVDCVGGATLADVLSAVDFRGAVAASGLTGGAALHTTVMPFILRGVALLGMDSVQMPIGPRRELWARLGDSLRPRHLAAITTDVDVKDVVGVLDRVRAGAFSGRAVVRIEGGF